A section of the Sander vitreus isolate 19-12246 chromosome 19, sanVit1, whole genome shotgun sequence genome encodes:
- the cxcl19 gene encoding C-X-C motif chemokine 19 has product MKLCILLMFGTLSVLVYGMPPISRDYNTHCRCLQVESRIIPPDNLRSIKLVPEGPHCPDIEVIAGLVNGEKVCLNPRSSWVKKLIHFVLEKQLHQQGGDALPKNRG; this is encoded by the exons ATGAAGCTCTGCATCCTGCTCATGTTTGGGACCCTGTCCGTCCTTGTTTACG GAATGCCGCCAATCAGTAGGGACTACAACACACACTGCCGGTGCCTTCAGGTGGAGTCGAGGATCATCCCTCCAGACAATCTGAGGAGCATCAAGCTCGTCCCTGAAGGGCCCCACTGCCCGGATATAGAAGTCAT AGCTGGACTGGTGAATGGGGAGAAAGTGTGCCTGAACCCCCGGTCCTCCTGGGTGAAAAAGCTTATCCACTTTGTTCTTGAGAAACAATTACATCAGCAGGGAGGAGACGCACTTCCCAAAAATCGAGGATAA